TGCGCGAGGAGTTGAGCGCGCGGACGTCAGGGCTGGCAACGCCCGTGCGCACAGCCGTGCGCGTCGCGCGCGCCGCCTACGATGCGATCGTCGAAACCGTGCGCGAGGAACAGGCCGCCCTGCTTGTGCTGGGCTGGCAAGGCACCGCTTTCTCGCCCGAACGCCTCTTCGGCCCGCCGATCGATCAACTGCTGGCCGAGCCGCCCTGCCATCTACTGGTGGTCAAACATGGCGCTCATCAGCGCGCCCGTTCGATCCTGCTGCCCACTACCGGCGGCCCCAACCTGCACCTGAGCAGCGAGGTCGCGCTGGCGCTAGCCGACGCCGACGACGGTACAGTGACGATCCTTTTCGCCACCGATCCGCAGCATCCGATCGATCCGGCGGTGCTGCAGAGCACGCGCGAGCTGCAGAAACTGCCGCGCGTCAATCGCTGGTTGGAGCGCATCTCACCAGCTATTCCAGCTATTCTGCATGAGGCCAGCCACCACGATGTCATTATCCTGGGCGCGACTGGGCGCCGTTTCAACCCCGAGCAACCGGTCGGTCCCCTGGGCGAGGCAGTGCTGCACTCCAGCGATCGCACGGTGATCATCACCCGGCGCAAACTGGCCGACGTCGAGCAGCGCGCTGTCGAGCGCTACGAAGCGCAGCGCGATCTGTCGGCCGTGGTTGACCGCTGGTTTGCCGAGAACACCTTCAGCGCCGAGGAGTTTGCCAATCTGGAGCATCTCTTGGCGCTCAAACAGCGCCAAAACGTCAGCATCAGCCTGGTGCTGCCGGCGCTGAACGAGGCCGCTACGATCGGCCAGGTGATCGACACGCTCAAGGGCGCGCTCCACGACCAGGTGCCACTGCTGGACGAGATCGTGGTGATCGACTCGCAGTCAACCGACGAGACGCGTGCCATTGCGGCACAGCGGGGTATTCCGGTCTATGTGCATCAGGAGATCTTGCCGCACTACGGTGCGTTCAGCGGCAAAGGCGAGGCCCTGTGGAAAAGTCTGTTCGTCACGCGCGGCGATATTGTGGTCTGGATCGACACCGACATCCAGAACATTCACCCGCGCTTCGTCTATGGCCTGCTCGGCCCGCTGCTGAGCGAGCCGCGGCTGCAATTCACCAAGGGGTTTTATCGCCGCCCAATCAATTTCCAAGGCCAGTTGATCGCTGCCGGTGGCGGCCGCGTCACCGAGCTGGTGGCGCGCCCGTTGTTCAACCTGTTCTACCCGGAGCTTTCCGGTTTCGTCCAGCCGCTCTCGGGTGAGTACGCGGGACGGCGCAGCGTGCTAGAGCGGCTACCGTTCTTCACCGGTTACGGCGTGGAAACCGGCCTGTTGATCGATCTGCTGCACGAGGTCGGCCTGGCAGGCATGGCCCAGGTCGATCTGCAACAGCGCATCCACCGCAATCAGGAGCTGCACGGCCTGGCGCGCATGTCCTTCGCCATTATCCAGGTCGTGATGCAGCGCCTGGAGACGCGGCAGCGCCTGCAACTGCTCGATCCCGTCAACCAGAGTCTTAAGCTGATTCAGTACGCCGAGGATGGCGGCTTCCATCTGGATGTGCGCCAGATCCGCGACCACGAGCGCCCGCCCATCATCAGCATCCCCGAGTATGCCGCGCGACGGGCGCACTGAGCCGCACGCCCTGCCGCTGTCCGCCACCG
This is a stretch of genomic DNA from Kallotenue papyrolyticum. It encodes these proteins:
- a CDS encoding glucosyl-3-phosphoglycerate synthase, giving the protein MSAPSQATVVLPVLDPHGLEDLIVLADKLARARGGSVLLLGVVELEQHQPLTDGVMPAQRLREELSARTSGLATPVRTAVRVARAAYDAIVETVREEQAALLVLGWQGTAFSPERLFGPPIDQLLAEPPCHLLVVKHGAHQRARSILLPTTGGPNLHLSSEVALALADADDGTVTILFATDPQHPIDPAVLQSTRELQKLPRVNRWLERISPAIPAILHEASHHDVIILGATGRRFNPEQPVGPLGEAVLHSSDRTVIITRRKLADVEQRAVERYEAQRDLSAVVDRWFAENTFSAEEFANLEHLLALKQRQNVSISLVLPALNEAATIGQVIDTLKGALHDQVPLLDEIVVIDSQSTDETRAIAAQRGIPVYVHQEILPHYGAFSGKGEALWKSLFVTRGDIVVWIDTDIQNIHPRFVYGLLGPLLSEPRLQFTKGFYRRPINFQGQLIAAGGGRVTELVARPLFNLFYPELSGFVQPLSGEYAGRRSVLERLPFFTGYGVETGLLIDLLHEVGLAGMAQVDLQQRIHRNQELHGLARMSFAIIQVVMQRLETRQRLQLLDPVNQSLKLIQYAEDGGFHLDVRQIRDHERPPIISIPEYAARRAH